The Fusarium musae strain F31 chromosome 10, whole genome shotgun sequence genome window below encodes:
- a CDS encoding hypothetical protein (EggNog:ENOG41), which yields MAKKEELPRDIEGVDDLQRSPSRCTQEGTTIDAVFGEVSEDGPNYRNVGWIATVALMTKTQIGLGVLSIPQTFDALGLIPGIICLIVVSAITTWSDYMIGVFKRRHPQVYGIDDAGQLMFGRIGREVLATVFMLYWIFVAGSAMLGISIGLNSVSTHAACTAVFVAVAAILGFFFASIRTLGKIGWLAWIGLVCIMTAIFCVTVAVGVQDRPAAAPKGGHWESDWKLFNHPSFVDGITAVSSHIFAFSGTPAFFQIAAEMREPKHYTRSLLTCQSIVTITYITIGIVVYYYCGSYVTSPALGSAGILMKKVCYGFALPGLIVTAMLMTHIPAKYMFIRLLRGTKHLNSNGIVHWGTWLACTGSVTIIAYIIASAIPVFGGLVSLIGALLGTLMCFQPYGCFWLYDNWHKGKTEKSLKWCLMVCWSVFVIVAGTFMMVAGTYGSIVGINNSMKANGGSSPWSCADNSNSGSAGH from the exons ATggcgaagaaggaagaacTCCCTCGTGATATTGAGGGCGTTGATGATCTTCAGCGCTCGCCGTCGAGATGTACGCAGGAGGGAACGACGATTGACGCTGTCTTTGGTGAAGTTTCGGAAGATGGACCTAACTACCGCAAC GTCGGATGGATCGCCACCGTCGCACTCATGACAAAAACGCAAATCGGCCTTGGAGTCTTATCGATTCCCCAGACCTTCGATGCTCTAGGCCTCATCCCCGGAATCATATGTCTCATCGTTGTGTCAGCCATAACAACATGGTCAGACTACATGATAGGCGTGTTCAAGCGACGACATCCGCAAGTTTACGGTATCGACGACGCGGGACAGTTGATGTTTGGGCGGATTGGTCGTGAAGTCCTCGCGACTGTTTTTATGCTAT ACTGGATCTTCGTTGCTGGCTCAGCGATGCTCGGTATCTCAATCGGTCTTAACTCGGTCTCTACACACGCTGCCTGCACAGCTGTCTTCGTTGCCGTGGCAGCTATtctgggcttcttctttgctaGTATCCGCACGCTCGGCAAGATTGGCTGGCTAGCGTGGATCGGACTCGTCTGCATCATGACGGCCA TCTTTTGTGTCACTGTCGCTGTGGGCGTGCAGGACAGACCTGCTGCTGCGCCGAAGGGAGGACACTGGGAGTCTGACTGGAAGCTCTTCAACCATCCTAGCTTCGTTGACGGTATCACGGCTGTGTCGTCGCATATCTTTGCGTTCTCGGGTACACCTGCGTTCTTCCAGATTGCTGCTGAGATGCGTGAGCCGAAGCACTACACGCGCTCGCTATTGACCTGCCAATCCATCGTGACAATCACGTACATCACCATCGGAATCGTGGTTTACTACTACTGCGGTTCTTATGTTACATCCCCTGCTCTCGGTTCAGCTGGCATTCTCATGAAGAAAGTCTGCTACGGCTTTGCCCTACCTGGCCTTATCGTGACTGCTATGCTTATGACTCAC ATTCCTGCGAAGTACATGTTCATCCGCTTACTGCGCGGTACAAAGCATCTTAATTCCAATGGTATCGTGCATTGGGGTACTTGGTTAGCATGTACAGGAAGCGTAACCATTATCGCGTATATCATCGCCAGCGCCATCCCTGTTTTCGGCGGCCTGGTGTCTCTCATCGGAGCTCTTCTCGGCACGTTGATGTGTTTCCAGCCCTATGGCTGCTTCTGGCTTTATGACAACTGGCACAAGGGCAAGACTGAAAAGTCACTCAAGTGGTGCCTTATGGTTTGCTGGAGTGTCTTTGTCATCGTGGCTGGAACCTTCATGATGGTTGCCGGTACCTACGGGTCCATTGTTGGCATCAACAACTCGATGAAGGCTAATGGGGGATCGAGCCCGTGGTCTTGTGCTGATAACTCCAACTCTGGCTCTGCTGGTCACTAA
- a CDS encoding hypothetical protein (EggNog:ENOG41), whose translation MHRRFILLAVGLIADAAMASPCKPSGTTSAATSDVTRVTESSVTTTLGDTTTTIASETAELPTTNGLSVTTTLEGSVTVTTASGTIAVTSEAETSAATTSEAETTSTAPAADPTYSLLANGGNLNNAQPQGNIEMTSVLVFNPALPQTGGIRTFNIEPSTGHLQDANGGTYVCAYYGSSPDTSSPPTIAYCNPSHTGTNKGYDYLKCEVAGGVFSCTAPQTTCQTAEGVGLSCVTPQNDVYDRFFTERRSTGMGTTDFWYIGTGSPSGLNPISITASEVQ comes from the exons ATGCATCGGAGGTTCATTCTTTTGGCTGTCGGCCTTATCGCCGATGCCGCTATGGCTAGCCCGTGTAAGCCCTCCGGCACAA CTTCTGCCGCGACGTCAGACGTGACTAGAGTCACCGAATCGTCAGTAACAACAACTCTGGGAGATACAACGACCACCATAGCTTCGGAGACAGCAGAGCTCCCAACCACTAACGGACTGTCCGTTACAACGACCTTGGAGGGTTCAGTTACCGTCACGACTGCTTCAGGCACGATAGCCGTCACATCAGAAGCCGAAACATCTGCCGCAACCACCTCAGAGGCTGAGACAACAAGCACTGCACCAGCCGCCGACCCAACATACTCCCTCCTCGCCAACGGCGGAAATCTTAACAATGCCCAGCCCCAAGGGAACATCGAAATGACATCCGTTCTCGTCTTCAACCCGGCCCTCCCTCAAACCGGCGGAATACGAACCTTCAACATCGAGCCCTCGACCGGCCATCTGCAGGACGCCAACGGAGGAACATACGTGTGCGCTTACTACGGATCTTCGCCTGACACTTCGAGTCCACCTACAATCGCGTACTGTAATCCTAGTCACACGGGTACTAATAAGGGGTACGACTACTTGAAGTGCGAGGTTGCTGGTGGGGTTTTCTCGTGTACTGCGCCTCAGACTACTTGCCAGACTGCTGAGGGTGTTGGACTGTCCTGTGTTACTCCACAGAATGATGTATACGATCGGTTCTTCACGGAGCGACGGTCGACGGGTATGGGAACGACGGATTTCTGGTATATTGGCACTGGAAGTCCTAGTGGGCTTAACCCCATCTCGATCACTGCTTCGGAGGTTCAATAG
- a CDS encoding hypothetical protein (EggNog:ENOG41), with protein sequence MSTCHALQVPNTQWNFCPSAAASILFLVLFTLTTVAHLIQAIQYRSTYCWVIIMSAFWQVFTYIFRTVSIYNPASFDYYATWFVVILVAPLWTNAFAYMVFGRMVWCYTPDGRLYGVKAWQFGFIFVILDIIAFIVQVYGAAQAATGKDKTLAEKLDALHVYMGGVGLQLFFILVFAVFGVHLFRRLRGSNLGLDSGTQKRSIMMLFYAMFIALALIVLRIIFRLIEYSQGLDSDIPRHEAYQYALDSLPMLIALVAFNVVHPARVMGSKEASMPKFWQRNKRHTEIQLGEVS encoded by the exons ATGTCAACATGCCACGCGCTCCAAGTCCCAAACACACAATGGAACTTCTGTCCCTCCGCAGCTGCCTCTATCCTATTCCTGGTACTCTTTACCCTCACAACCGTCgctcatctcatccaagCCATCCAATACCGATCAACGTACTGCTGGGTCATTATTATGTCGGCCTTCTGGCAAGTCTTTACCTACATATTCCGCACTGTTAGCATCTACAACCCAGCTAGCTTTGACTACTACGCCACATGGTTCGTCGTCATTCTCGTTGCGCCGCTGTGGACCAATGCATTTGCCTATATGGTGTTCGGACGTATGGTATGGTGCTATACGCCTGATGGAAGATTGTATGGCGTTAAGGCTTGGCAGTTTGGGTTTATTTTTGTGATATTGGATATCATCGCTTTTATTGTTCAGGTTTATGGTGCGGCGCAGGCTGCTACTGGAAAGGATAAGACGCTGGCAGAGAAGCTCGATGCTCTGCATGTCTACATGGGCGGAGTCGGGCTCCAGCTGTTTTTCATTCTCGTTTTTGCTGTCTTCGGAGTACATCTTTTCCGCAGGCTTCGCGGATCGAACTTGGGCTTAGATTCAGGAACGCAGAAGAGGTCTATTATGATGCTCTTTTATGCTATGTTCATTGCTCTAGCTCTTATTGTA CTGCGAATCATCTTCCGTCTTATAGAATACTCTCAAGGCCTTGACAGTGACATTCCGCGTCACGAGGCTTACCAGTATGCGCTTGACTCTCTACCCATGCTAATTGCTTTGGTAGCGTTCAACGTGGTTCATCCGGCTCGCGTTATGGGCAGCAAAGAGGCCAGCATGCCGAAGTTTTGGCAGAGAAACAAAAGGCATACCGAGATACAGTTGGGCGAGGTATCTTGA
- a CDS encoding hypothetical protein (EggNog:ENOG41) has product MPLRSLYLAKSGGGANQRSHFALFIPNAEYDRDTINQDFRSLKAVGTRIHVVGEPLMSGFAFEVHRNYNTQAYPDLKQLVFLGKVDDSMLHEYPETKPEIRENIARSLLERVAKSITPPPKGQNIRAPIDGVHTKRCQEWTMEVLELLVEKEFIPSEAVSIAQRQRDPPTKGIFGYNWET; this is encoded by the exons ATGCCACTTCGCTCCCTATATCTTGCCAAATCCGGTGGAGGCGCAAATCAACGCTCTCATTTCGCCCTCTTCATCCCGAACGCAGAATACGATCGGGACACTATTAACCAAGACTTTCGTtctctcaaggctgttggAACAAGGATTCATGTCGTGGGAGAGCCTCTCATGTCCGGGTTTGCATTCGAGGTTCATAGGAACTACAACACCCAAGCCTACCCGGATCTGAAGCAGCTGGTCTTTCTTGGAAAGGTCGACGACTCGATGCTCCACGAATACCCAGAAACTAAGCCGGAGATACGAGAGAACATAGCGAGAAGCCTTCTCGAGCGAGTTGCAAAATCTATAACTCCACCGCCCAAAGGACAAAACATACGTGCGCCAATCGACGGG GTGCATACCAAAAGGTGTCAGGAATGGACAATGGAGGTGCTGGAACTTTTAGTGGAGAAAGAATTCATTCCTTCAGAGGCTGTGAGCATTGCACAGAGACAAAGGGATCCACCAACTAAGGGTATCTTTGGCTATAATTGGGAGACATAG
- a CDS encoding hypothetical protein (EggNog:ENOG41): MASQSSTAVYESNSSRLDANPSSSLKSRQNPKDSMKSTWRRADKSNWTLSHWFFEILGIHHITLDKEVPVHQKRDKVPYTPEWQLHRWVLVHSLIPMALHHAYVLYTGHNLTPLQAFLFYSLAFKVTAVHQLHALRRVGHQTGFLDGDVHERDGVPDVGVTKVVKSLIATSSFRPIFTVFLSYRTAQAPSSISWVWLPLEIGLYGIVLDFWFYWYHRLMHEVGSLWKYHRTHHLTKHPNPLLTLYADFEQEIFDIAVIPLATYFSLKFMGLPMGFYEWWICHQYIMFTELGGHSGLRVYTSPPGTLSWLLRLLDAELVIEDHDLHHRKGWKASGNYGKQTRLWDKIFGTCIDRIELKDSNMDWETTVDLPLLCR; this comes from the exons ATGGCTTCACAATCCTCAACCGCCGTGTACGAGTCCAACTCGTCACGACTAGACGCAAATCCATCAAGCAGCCTTAAGTCGAGACAGAATCCGAAAGACTCTATGAAGTCGACCTGGCGACGCGCCGATAAAAGCAACTGGACATTGTCGCACTGGTTCTTCGAGATCCTGGGTATACACCACATCACCCTGGATAAAGAGGTGCCTGTGCATCAGAAGCGAGATAAAGTTCCTTATACTCCTGAATGGCAGTTGCACCGTTGGGTGTTGGTGCATTCACTCATTCCGATGGCTTTGCATCATGCCTATGTTTTATACACTGGCCATAACCTCACGCCCCTCCAAGCTTTTCTCTTTTACAGCCTTGCCTTCAAGGTTACCGCCGTGCATCAACTCCATGCTCTTCGTCGAGTAGGTCACCAGACAGGTTTCTTGGATGGTGATGTCCACGAGAGAGATGGAGTGCCTGATGTTGGCGTCACCAAGGTcgtcaagagcctcatcgCCACGTCTAGCTTCCGCCCAATCTTTACTGTTTTCCTCAGCTACCGCACCGCCCAGGCCCCTTCATCCATCAGCTGGGTCTGGCTCCCACTCGAAATCGGCCTGTACGGAATCGTGCTTGACTTTTGGTTCTACTGGTACCATAGGCTCATGCACGAGGTCGGCAGTCTCTGGAAATACCACCGCACTCATCACCTGACCAAGCACCCCAACCCGCTCCTGACACTCTACGCCGATTTCGAACAGGAGATCTTCGACATCGCCGTCATCCCGCTCGCGACGTACTTCTCCCTCAAGTTCATGGGTCTTCCCATGGGCTTCTACGAGTGGTGGATCTGCCACCAGTATATCATGTTTACCGAGCTGGGTGGTCACAGCGGTCTGCGTGTCTATACGTCACCTCCCGGCACGCTTAGCTGGCTGCTTCGTCTGCTTGACGCTGAGCTTGTGATTGAGgaccatgatcttcatcaccgTAAGGGCTGGAAGGCAAGCGGTAACTATGGCAAGCAGACTCGTCTGTGGGATAAGATCTTTGGTACTTGCATTGACAGGATAGAGTTGAAGGACTCCAACATGGATTGGGAAACAACTGTTGACCTTCCGCTCCTTTG CCGATAA
- a CDS encoding hypothetical protein (EggNog:ENOG41) has translation MTSPTQKLRPQSPRSQLGQDSAEEHPSLGDTKDKQPNTRQQRATQPPFWLGKYALLIFAIVFATLAASLIALKCVSDSKDGFPLDFSSSEYSWTYGPTAVLIIVLSFWRRVDYYYKAAQPWRELLSGPVVGSRSLLLDYVSPLQVQSVYRAFKFGHYRVFATIISFFLLKGIILVSTTLFVVQHPSHAMPVDITYDNTFDAASAWASFHSFSRINESSISIGVGESGWYHGGSDKPVYAYVSRLRGDVVRDYAWNAQGGIVTQRFESTAPSLNLTSLTAPIDLFLPVVDCEDATLTMDPPTVRGSYYVWKSSTCSTGKNKVSRTTDIRYAITVAHHNISSTATNVTEAVKLNNHSAVVCKIGYKIVSVTATQDILSRNVTLAPAADHGEGRQLHNLTELSLSEMLMTDLDVASSTLVYNENVPRLTIESTKLGYGWTPSEALFQLMAIKLGGEFRPDILSVPSTLRKLSVEILEGLLNEMARQSLLVAKATNSTGGGLVSSPRLQMSNVAFWLMVSGFSVLSVLCLLLMFASSTRRWVSAMGGSIAGHAAVLTNNPSLQKILERSGELDEKGLTERIGDVKFAMTCASSDVRVYITEKNSSSEDRERLISKAKPWTPIAGSLYFATATIVIPLLAIGALELLQQLSNQRQGLFDVNKTDSSTISITRIATTAIFFLISTMVNSLDFIIATFAPYSVLRSRSAPAETSILFHLLSVSPFLIVFKSLRARQLGPASSNISSLLGSLLTIVSSGLWTLTEPVNVERSTTAMVLNWRTSWPARSQDDSGAAKTLNLIRHGGANSSVAIWQDVVLPSTSIAFPDASMIDTGTQSSSYTYSVGVLRPFLNCTVVPTEHLVMNPWVRTYTYALDGDQIGHKHMKIIWANFTAPVGCKGHDVNGKSYVSFNTSVEIADREGKSYHDRWVGSYLDLNLTVSDPSADCPSVGIFYGNMGGNDTSVWNMTALTCTQGIEQIPTNITFKGDPALGVIDEKHPPLLARKQARKWVNSTSGSSALNYKFKHFLDDHLKLYPTHNMTQLKSDCDPFFNHIIYGPKAMKKKELLGPENVSNLMDAVKKGYGEYMRYVIDLNFRADQKTARDELVSALASPSSDKELVSPNTEINGTMRQVITRFAINSTSKTILQVLLAVIAVLSLASYLLVKIRGTLPRDPCSIASTMAFLAGSQLCERDSGIIRRGAEYMTDGQLKKAFDGWVFSLGWWQKGEASVESEERSDDARTSGDADPPNETREEQGTLGRFGIDVGRPNVCKF, from the exons ATGACTTCCCCGACACAAAAACTTAGGCCGCAGAGCCCGCGCTCTCAGCTGGGGCAAGACTCTGCTGAAGAACACCCATCGCTTGGCGACACCAAAGACAAGCAGCCAAACACTCGTCAGCAGAGAGCGACCCAGCCACCTTTTTGGCTCGGCAAATACGCGCTGCTCATATTTGCCATCGTGTTCGCAACCCTCGCGGCCTCACTCATCGCCCTCAAATGCGTTTCCGATTCTAAAGACGGGTTCCCTCTCGATTTCTCCTCTAGCGAATATTCCTGGACGTACGGTCCGACTGCTGTGCTCATAAtcgtcttgagcttctggagaCGGGTcgattactattataaggctGCCCAGCCATGGAGGGAACTTCTATCTGGGCCTGTAGTCGGTTCCAGGTCGCTTCTGCTGGATTATGTGTCACCGCTCCAGGTCCAGAGTGTATACCGGGCCTTCAAGTTTGGCCACTACCGTGTTTTCGCGACAATCATCTCATTCTTCCTGCTCAAAGGCATCATCCTTGTTTCTACCACTTTATTCGTGGTGCAACATCCTTCTCATGCTATGCCAGTGGATATCACATACGACAATACCTTCGACGCTGCTAGTGCTTGGGCCTCATTCCATTCATTTTCCAGGATCAATGAGAGCAGTATCTCCATAGGAGTCGGGGAAAGCGGGTGGTACCATGGCGGCTCGGACAAGCCTGTCTATGCGTACGTGTCTCGCCTCAGAGGCGATGTCGTGCGTGATTATGCCTGGAACGCCCAAGGTGGAATCGTAACCCAGAGGTTCGAATCAACAGCACCGTCGCTCAACCTCACATCGCTCACAGCCCCGATCGACTTGTTTCTCCCGGTCGTTGACTGCGAAGATGCAACGTTGACCATGGATCCTCCTACTGTTCGAGGCTCATACTACGTGTGGAAGTCTTCGACGTGCTCAACAGGGAAGAACA AGGTCAGCCGGACTACTGATATACGATACGCCATCACAGTCGCGCACCACAACATTTCCTCCACGGCCACGAATGTTACTGAAGCTGTCAAACTCAACAATCATTCCGCCGTTGTTTGCAAGATTGGCTACAAAATAGTTTCGGTCACTGCAACTCAGGACATACTCTCGCGCAATGTGACTCTGGCCCCAGCTGCCGACCACGGAGAAGGAAGACAGTTACACAACTTGACAGAGCTTTCACTATCCGAAATGCTTATGACAGATCTCGACGTGGCGTCTTCGACTCTTGTCTACAATGAGAATGTCCCCCGCCTAACTATCGAATCTACCAAGTTGGGTTACGGTTGGACTCCCAGCGAAGCACTATTCCAGCTGATGGCTATCAAGTTGGGAGGCGAGTTCCGACCTGACATTCTTTCCGTACCGTCAACACTTAGGAAGCTGTCAGTGGAGATTCTTGAAGGACTACTTAATGAGATGGCTCGTCAGTCACTGCTTGTGGCCAAAGCTACGAACAGTACCGGTGGTGGTCTCGTCAGCAGTCCACGGCTACAGATGAGCAATGTGGCATTTTGGCTCATGGTTTCAGGCTTTTCGGTCTTGTCCGTACTCTGTTTGCTTTTGATGTTTGCATCTTCTACGCGCCGCTGGGTATCTGCGATGGGTGGCTCTATTGCTGGTCATGCTGCCGTATTAACTAACAATCCTTCACTGCAGAAGATTCTCGAAAGATCTGGTGAACTGGACGAAAAGGGCTTGACTGAGAGAATAGGAGATGTGAAGTTCGCCATGACCTGCGCCAGTAGTGATGTTCGGGTATATATAACGGAGAAGAACAGTTCTTCGGAAGACCGAGAACGTCTGATATCCAAGGCCAAGCCCTGGACGCCTATAGCTGGGTCATTGTATTTCGCGACGGCCACTATCGTCATCCCCTTACTTGCAATCGGCGCACTTGAGCTCCTTCAACAACTATCTAATCAAAGACAAGGCCTTTTCGACGTCAACAAAACAGACTCCTCCACCATTTCAATTACACGAATCGCCACCACGGCGATATTCTTTCTCATATCAACAATGGTCAATAGTCTTGACTTTATCATCGCGACTTTTGCACCTTACAGTGTTCTACGATCAAGAAGCGCTCCTGCTGAAACAAGTATCTTATTTCACTTGCTATCCGTGTCGCCATTCCTGATAGTGTTCAAGTCGCTGCGGGCTCGTCAGCTAGGGCCAGCGTCTTCCAACATTTCATCGCTCTTGGGCAGCCTTCTCACAATTGTCTCATCGGGCCTCTGGACACTCACAGAGCCTGTGAATGTCGAGAGATCGACGACAGCAATGGTGCTGAATTGGCGTACATCATGGCCTGCCAGAAGCCAGGATGACTCAGGTGCTGCAAAAACACTGAACCTCATTCGGCATGGCGGTGCAAACTCCTCAGTTGCAATTTGGCAAGATGTGGTTCTGCCGAGTACAAGCATTGCATTTCCTGATGCTTCTATGATAGATACGGGCACTCAATCTTCCAGCTACACTTATAGCGTCGGGGTGTTACGGCCCTTCCTGAACTGTACTGTGGTCCCGACAGAGCATCTAGTCATGAATCCGTGGGTCAGGACGTATACTTACGCCCTCGATGGAGACCAGATCGGGCACAAACATATGAAAATCATATGGGCCAACTTCACCGCTCCGGTCGGCTGCAAAGGCCATGATGTTAACGGGAAGTCTTATGTATCATTCAACACGAGTGTAGAGATTGCGGATAGAGAAGGAAAATCCTATCACGATAGGTGGGTTGGTAGTTACTTGGATCTCAACCTAACCGTTAGTGACCCCAGTGCTGATTGTCCCTCCGTCGGCATATTCTATGGAAATATGGGAGGCAATGATACATCGGTATGGAACATGACAGCCTTGACTTGTACTCAGGGCATCGAGCAAATTCCTACCAACATCACGTTCAAGGGCGACCCAGCTCTCGGGGTGATTGACGAGAAGCATCCTCCACTGCTAGCTCGAAAGCAAGCCCGGAAATGGGTAAACAGCACCTCAGGGTCATCGGCGCTTAACTACAAGTTTAAGCATTTTCTCGATGACCACCTGAAACTCTACCCGACTCACAACATGACTCAGCTAAAGTCAGACTGTGATCCTTTCTTCAATCACATAATCTATGGTCCGAAGGCgatgaagaaaaaggaacTTCTCGGGCCTGAAAATGTCAGCAACTTGATGGACGCAGTCAAGAAGGGTTACGGCGAGTACATGAGATATGTCATTGATCTCAACTTCCGGGCAGACCAAAAGACCGCCCGTGACGAGCTTGTCAGCGCTTTAGCCTCTCCGTCATCAGATAAGGAGCTAGTGTCACCTAACACGGAGATAAACGGAACAATGCGCCAAGTAATCACCCGCTTTGCCATAAACTCAACTTCCAAAACCATTCTTCAAGTTCTACTAGCTGTCATAGCCGTTCTGAGCCTCGCAAGCTatcttcttgtcaagattCGCGGTACACTTCCACGCGATCCTTGCAGTATCGCAAGCACGATGGCATTCCTGGCTGGATCTCAGCTGTGCGAGCGAGATTCAGGTATCATACGAAGAGGAGCTGAGTATATGACCGATGgacagctgaagaaggctttTGATGGCTGGGTGTTTAGTCTTGGGTGGTGGCAGAAAGGAGAGGCTTCGGTGGAGTCAGAAGAGCGGAGTGACGATGCGAGAACATCAGGAGATGCAGATCCTCCAAACGAGACACGGGAGGAGCAAGGAACTCTGGGAAGATTTGGAATCGATGTTGGGCGCCCGAATGTATGCAAGTTCTAG
- a CDS encoding hypothetical protein (EggNog:ENOG41) gives MEVDPLVVAIFGPPPEGIDLSANSEAKNAAVVLTLLLISALFLAGRIVIRTQQVYGLSLDDYAIIVSWVFVAATAAMVVVVGQAGAGKHVWALTIDQMVEVSKLSYIYIYFFAISVFTTKVSILLFYRRIFSRGGMSFKIAFWFGTSLVVSYPVIFLFTMILGCTPVSHYWTQFKGTEGTCIDVPHFFVILAIINLFTNVIVLLIPVPEVLKLQMSKEKKAAVFGILALGGLVCIASAVRVYYLDVFAKAADNTWAMGTVAIWSSVEPSMGIVSACLPSFKSFLRYLRLKGGSKSRSSFPTISNGGKGNRLRFDDEIALRSQIVGGEGSLHSGQGSETGRQIYVKTDVEQVITEIPEAMR, from the exons ATGGAGGTTGACCCTTTGGTAGTCGCCATCTTTGGCCCGCCGCCTGAAGGGATAGATCTCTCGGCTAATAGCGAGGCCAAGAATGCTGCTGTTGTCCTTACCTTGTTGCTCATCTCTGCTTTGTTCTTGGCTGGACGCATTGTGATTCGTACACAGCAGGTTTATGGGCTGAGTCTTGATGACTATGCGATTATTGTATCGTGGGTCTTTGTTGCTGCTACTGCGGCTATGGTAGTAGTTG TTGGCCAAGCTGGTGCTGGTAAGCATGTCTGGGCACTCACAATAGATCAAATGGTTGAAGTCTCCAAG CTCTCATACATATACATTTACTTCTTCGCAATATCCGTCTTCACAACAAAAGTGTCCATCCTACTCTTCTACCGACGAATATTCAGCCGAGGTGGCATGTCATTCAAGATTGCTTTTTGGTTCGGTACCTCTCTGGTGGTGTCATATCCCGTGATATTTCTATTCACTATGATCTTGGGCTGTACGCCTGTGAGCCATTACTGGACACAGTTCAAAGGGACTGAGGGAACCTGCATTGATGTTCCACATTTCTTTGTCATTCTGGCCATTATTAACCTCTTCACCAACGTCATCGTACTGTTGATCCCAGTACCAGAGGTACTCAAGCTTCAGATgagtaaagaaaagaaggcaGCTGTATTTGGCATCTTGGCTCTTGGAGGCTT AGTCTGCATCGCCAGTGCTGTGCGCGTATACTATCTCGACGTCTTCGCCAAAGCCGCTGACAACACATGGGCCATGGGCACCGTAGCAATATGGTCCTCAGTCGAGCCATCAATGGGCATCGTTTCAGCTTGCCTGCCTAGCTTCAAATCGTTCTTGCGATACCTGCGCCTTAAAGGCGGTAGTAAAAGCAGATCAAGTTTCCCGACAATCTCCAatggaggaaaaggaaacAGACTAcggtttgatgatgagattgcaCTGAGAAGCCAGATAGTTGGAGGTGAGGGAAGTTTGCATAGTGGGCAGGGAAGTGAGACTGGACGGCAGATCTATGTCAAGACGGATGTGGAGCAGGTTATTACTGAGATACCCGAGGCGATGAGGTGA